A genomic stretch from Arachis stenosperma cultivar V10309 chromosome 3, arast.V10309.gnm1.PFL2, whole genome shotgun sequence includes:
- the LOC130966878 gene encoding protein MAIN-LIKE 1-like gives MHAYLVYNVNEIRPVYAYKRKSFTASFRAPNHTVMAGQAGNDGDINWLNEMSHYAGASDFDRPRLLLPRRVSHTLPPLGAIVPYLAKARFSDTVLLRDFTLDNSLISALVERWRPETHMFHLLWSEVTITLQDMVYHLDLRVHGNPVGECFRDFGRWYHTETWAMVEQLLGARPLVAAQQAAQRKESFTLKLVWLREYVR, from the exons ATGCATGCCTATCTCGTTTACAATGTAAATGAGATAAGGCCTGTCTACGCCTATAAGAGGAAGTCATTCACAGCATCATTTCGGGCCCCA AATCACACTGTGATGGCAGGCCAGGCGGGGAATGACGGAGACATCAACTGGCTGAACGAGATGTCACATTATGCCGGGGCGTCTGACTTTGAC aggCCTCGCCTTCTACTGCCCCGGCGAGTTAGCCATACCCTTCCTCCACTCGGCGCCATCGTCCCGTATCTGGCTAAGGCCAGATTCAGCGACACGGTGCTGCTCAGGGACTTCACTCTTGACAATTCCCTAATCTCGGCACTTGTAGAGCGATGGCGTCCGGAGACGCACATGTTTCATCTCCTGTGGAGTGAGGTCACTATCACTTTGCAGGACATGGTGTACCACCTAGACCTACGCGTACATGGTAACCCCGTTGGGGAGTGCTTCCGTGACTTCGGTAGGTGGTACCACACAGAGACGTGGGCGATGGTGGAGCAGCTGTTGGGTGCCAGGCCTTTGGTGGCAGCACAGCAGGCTGCGCAGAGGAAAGAGTCCTTCACGCTCAAGCTTGTGTGGCTACGGGAGTATGTCCGCTAG
- the LOC130970544 gene encoding mediator of RNA polymerase II transcription subunit 28 — MGDRQLGEQQQQGVDQQLASSPAASTKDDMVSSVMALEAALLPCLPARELQAIDRSPHPSHQIDVDRYARDFMEAAKKLQLHFISLQREDKPTKVEMLRKDITLMEEELDRKNELIKKQESLVLEWKKELKEQMDKHKTELERV, encoded by the exons ATGGGTGATCGGCAATTAGGTGAGCAACAACAGCAGGGGGTTGATCAGCAACTAGCATCTTCTCCCGCTGCTTCTACAAAGGATGATATGGTTTCTTCTGTTATGGCTTTGGAGGCTGCTTTGCTTCCCTGTTTGCCTGCCCGTGAACTTCAAGCTATTGACCGTTCTCCCCACCCTTCCCATCAGA TTGATGTGGATAGGTATGCTAGAGATTTTATGGAGGCTGCCAAGAAGTTACAGCTTCATTTTATTAGTCTGCAACGTGAGGATAAGCCGACTAAAGTTGAAATGCTTAGAAAG GATATCACTCTCATGGAAGAAGAACTTGACAGGAAAAATGAGCTGATAAAGAAACAAGAAAGTTTAGTTCTGGAGTGGAAAAAAGAGTTGAAAGAGCAAATGGACAAACACAAGACTGAGTTGGAAAGGGTCTAG